A region of Pseudorasbora parva isolate DD20220531a chromosome 14, ASM2467924v1, whole genome shotgun sequence DNA encodes the following proteins:
- the LOC137039997 gene encoding serine/arginine repetitive matrix protein 2-like: MRKTTPGIRRSGRALMLLRRHFTNGCDRGLEQSKKSLVEERKTCKATMFHIVVFDNTNEVEVVPSIWIKNGECMWPPNKTDIAKAVKLQECPGDEWKPHKARIIFTSNDYNEARRKLPQAVDHTDIGSDGGNSPIKFKRRRIPKNNLFPGEDDDEMKSTVTEKKSKKGKNSLPSAPKIIRQHKSPALEPVKQNSPKLHQRGHGAPDCHYDDIEGTLEGTMSRKRKYSLPSAPKITRHHNTPALDPGKQNSPKLHPKDHSTPDLHGRGHSTPELYPSDDSTPELYPRGHSSPDLYPKKHSTADVHRKDHSTPQVHRKGHSAADLHPKDYSTPELYPSDDSTPELYPRGHSSPDVHRKDHSTAQVHPKGHSAADLHLKDHSTPDLHRRGHSTPELYLSDDSTPDLYPRGHSNTERSPRGPSTHIITERCKSRHVSSEIHPLRPASSEIHTSSNGSTDMGRPSYASSENRRSSHASTETRRSSHATPSLVPSKHTEPHQTREQTSSVQTSLLRSILTRQEMMMDQLRIIFKTLQSMKSADESETDLDRNLLPLKDISSLQDMEEQLHSNPDLRKQLVNTLALKGGVDVHECIWRIMQGLITNSLAKKINMRGINGKIGFQRLLLRDVVIAAVRRNRLTSAATEKDIDSTIKRWLYLAPDRDGGRRERMKRKERQESTTG; the protein is encoded by the exons aTGTTTCACATAGTTGTTTTTGACAATACCAATGAGGTAGAAGTTGTGCCTTCCATCTGGATAAAAAATGGAGAGTGCATGTGGCCTCCAAATAAAACTGATATAGCAAAAGCTGTAAAACTGCAAGAATGTCCTGGAGATGAATGGAAGCCTCATAAGGCCAGAATTATTTTCACATCAA ATGACTACAATGAAGCTAGACGAAAACTTCCTCAAGCTGTTGATCACACTGACATTGGAAGTGATGGAGGGAACTCACCAATtaaatttaaaagaagaagaat ACCCAAAAACAATCTTTTTCCTGGAGAGGATGATGATGAGATGAAAAGCACTGTGacagaaaaaaagtcaaaaaaagG AAAGAATTCATTGCCCAGTGCTCCAAAGATCATCAGGCAGCACAAAAGTCCTGCATTAGAACCAGTAAAGCAAAATAGCCCCAAACTTCACCAAAGAGGCCATGGCGCTCCTGACTGTCATTATGATGACATCGAAGGTACCCTGGAAGGAACAATGTCAAGAAAAAG AAAGTATTCATTGCCAAGTGCTCCAAAGATCACTAGGCATCACAACACTCCTGCATTAGACCCAGGAAAGCAAAACAGTCCCAAGCTCCACCCAAAAGACCACAGCACTCCTGATCTCCATGGAAGAGGCCACAGCACTCCTGAGCTTTACCCAAGTGATGACAGCACTCCTGAGCTCTACCCAAGAGGCCATAGCAGTCCTGACCTCTACCCAAAAAAACACAGCACTGCTGACGTCCACCGAAAAGACCACAGCACTCCTCAAGTCCACCGAAAAGGCCACAGCGCTGCTGACCTCCACCCAAAAGACTACAGCACTCCTGAGCTTTACCCAAGTGATGACAGCACTCCTGAGCTCTACCCAAGAGGCCATAGCAGTCCTGACGTCCACCGAAAAGACCACAGCACTGCTCAGGTCCACCCAAAAGGCCACAGTGCTGCTGACCTCCACCTAAAAGACCACAGCACTCCTGACCTCCATCGAAGAGGCCACAGCACTCCTGAGCTTTATCTAAGTGATGACAGCACTCCTGACCTCTACCCAAGGGGTCATAGCAATACTGAGCGCAGCCCAAGAGGCCCAAGCACACACATCATCACTGAGCGCTGTAAATCGAGGCACGTCAGCTCTGAGATTCATCCATTAAGGCCTGCTAGCAGTGAGATCCACACATCAAGCAACGGCAGCACTGATATGGGTAGACCAAGTTATGCCAGCAGTGAAAATCGTAGATCAAGTCATGCCAGCACAGAGACCCGTAGATCAAGCCACGCTACACCTTCTCTAGTCCCATCAAAGCATACTGAGCCACACCAgaccagggagcagacatctaGTGTccaaacat CCCTCCTGCGTAGTATATTAACAAGACAGGAAATGATGATGGACCAACTGCGAATCATCTTCAAGACACTGCAGAGTATGAAATCAGCTGATGAGTCAGAGACAGACCTGGATCGAAATTTGTTGCCACTTAAAGATATCAGTtctcttcaggacatggaggaACAACTGCATAGTAATCCTGACCTCAGGAAACAGTTG GTAAATACACTGGCTCTCAAAGGAGGGGTGGACGTCCATGAGTGCATCTGGAGGATTATGCAGGGACTGATTACtaactctttggccaaaaaaatcaACATGAGAGGAATAAATGGAAAAATTGGTTTCCAGCGCTTACTTTTACGGGATGTCGTAATTG CGGCTGTGAGGCGTAACCGTCTGACGTCTGCGGCCACAGAAAAGGATATTGATTCCACCATCAAAAGATGGCTATATCTGGCCCCGGATAGGGATGGTGGCAGGAGAGAGAGGATGAAGAGAAAAGAGCGTCAGGAGAGTACAACAGGTTAA